One window of Brachybacterium ginsengisoli genomic DNA carries:
- a CDS encoding glutamate synthase subunit beta: MADPRGFLRERDRELPARRPVPLRLMDWREVYEAREKGTLNVVSRQAGRCMNCGIPFCHQGCPLGNLIPEWNDLVYRDDWQEASERLHATNNFPEFTGRACPAPCESSCVLGINQPPVTIKNVEVSIIDRAFDEDWVRPVVPTRQTGRSVAVVGSGPAGLATAQQLTRAGHSVVVLERDDRLGGLLRYGIPEFKLEKRHVERRLQQMREEGTRFRTGIDVGGTGEGALGVEELRARFDAVVLATGASVPRELTVPGREATGVHPAMDYLTQANRLVEGDWIEDPISAEGKDVVIIGGGDTGADCLGTALRQGARSVTTLAIGTQPPSERDESQPWPVHPVLFEVSTAHEEGGDRSYLASTTGFEVDESGAVTGLRVARTQYVDGARVPTPGTETVLPATLVLIAMGFTAARSEGLLDSLGVEMTSRGNIVHDANWTTNVPGVFTAGDCARGQSLIVWAIAEGRSCAAAVDEHLMGSTSLPRPVDPGEKPVTM; the protein is encoded by the coding sequence ATGGCTGATCCGCGAGGATTCCTGCGCGAGCGAGATCGCGAGCTGCCCGCCCGTCGGCCGGTGCCGCTGCGCCTGATGGACTGGCGCGAGGTGTACGAGGCCCGGGAGAAGGGCACCCTGAACGTCGTCTCGCGGCAGGCGGGACGCTGCATGAACTGCGGCATCCCCTTCTGCCATCAGGGCTGCCCGCTGGGCAACCTGATCCCGGAGTGGAACGACCTGGTCTACCGCGACGACTGGCAGGAGGCGAGCGAGCGCCTCCACGCCACGAACAACTTCCCGGAGTTCACGGGTCGTGCCTGCCCGGCACCCTGCGAGTCGAGCTGCGTGCTGGGCATCAACCAGCCGCCGGTGACGATCAAGAACGTCGAGGTCTCGATCATCGACCGCGCCTTCGACGAGGACTGGGTGCGCCCCGTCGTCCCCACCCGCCAGACCGGCCGCTCCGTCGCCGTCGTGGGCTCGGGCCCTGCAGGTCTCGCGACCGCGCAGCAGCTCACCCGTGCCGGGCACTCCGTCGTGGTCCTGGAGCGCGACGACCGCCTCGGCGGCCTGCTGCGCTACGGCATCCCCGAGTTCAAGCTGGAGAAGCGCCACGTGGAGCGCCGCCTGCAGCAGATGCGCGAGGAGGGCACCCGCTTCCGCACCGGCATCGATGTCGGCGGGACGGGGGAGGGGGCCCTGGGCGTGGAGGAGCTGCGCGCCCGCTTCGACGCCGTCGTCCTCGCCACCGGCGCGAGCGTGCCCCGCGAGCTGACCGTGCCGGGCCGCGAGGCGACCGGCGTCCACCCGGCCATGGACTACCTCACCCAGGCGAACCGTCTCGTGGAGGGCGACTGGATCGAGGACCCGATCTCCGCCGAGGGCAAGGACGTGGTGATCATCGGCGGCGGCGACACCGGCGCCGACTGCCTCGGCACCGCGCTGCGCCAGGGCGCCCGTTCGGTGACCACTCTCGCGATCGGCACCCAGCCGCCCTCCGAGCGCGACGAGAGCCAGCCGTGGCCGGTGCATCCGGTGCTGTTCGAGGTCTCCACCGCCCATGAGGAGGGCGGCGACCGCTCGTACCTCGCCTCGACCACCGGCTTCGAGGTCGACGAGTCGGGCGCGGTCACCGGACTGCGGGTCGCCCGCACCCAGTACGTGGACGGCGCCCGTGTGCCCACCCCGGGCACCGAGACGGTGCTGCCCGCCACGCTGGTGCTCATCGCCATGGGCTTCACCGCGGCGCGCAGTGAGGGCCTGCTCGACTCCCTCGGAGTGGAGATGACCTCACGCGGCAACATCGTGCACGACGCGAACTGGACCACGAACGTCCCGGGCGTGTTCACCGCCGGCGACTGCGCCCGAGGCCAGAGCCTGATCGTGTGGGCCATCGCCGAGGGACGCTCGTGCGCCGCGGCGGTCGACGAGCACCTGATGGGGAGCACCTCGCTGCCTCGACCCGTGGACCCCGGCGAGAAGCCCGTCACAATGTGA
- the gltB gene encoding glutamate synthase large subunit: MLPLTSRFSSIPAPQGLYHPASEVDSCGVAMIATLRGEPGHDIVQHALTALRNLEHRGAVGAEEDTGDGTGLMVQLPDAFLRAVSGLELPERGAYAAGTAFVPRDAAGRAEVLEALERLCEEEGLTLLGTRELPTTDGLVGPSAEAVRPDMVQVFLADAAGERTGLALERAAFAVRRRVEHSTGGYFPSLSTRVLVYKGMLTPEQLDEFYPDLRDPRFTSELAIVHSRFSTNTFPAWPLAHPFRALAHNGEINTVIGNRNRLRAAEGTMATDAFGEDFERLLPVNALGASDSAGLDEALELLHLSGRSLPHALMMLIPEPWENDDSMDPTLRAFYEYHAALQEPWDGPAAVVFTDGNQVGARLDRNGLRPLRYWITEDDLVILGSETGLTDVPRSTVIRTGRVAPGEIFLVDLEAGRIVPSDELKQEIATEHPYGTWVREQKVALADLPSREHITHSRSSVVRRQQTFGYSEEELRVLLAPMASKGAEPLGAMGTDTPIAVLSDRPRLLFDYFTQMFAQVTNPPLDSLREEIVTSLGVAIGRSRNLLDATPQHARQLGLDFPILDNDELAKIVAVDANPATADFHTVRLRGLYPVGGGTAALEQRLQEICEEAVAAIDEGATFLVLSDRDANQVLAPIPSLLLTSAVQHHLVRTGRRTSAALLVEAGDVREVHHAALLIGYGASAINPYLAMESVEELVLRGVISDLTPAQAVANLNKALGKGVLKIMSKMGIATVASYRGAQIFEAVGLSQELVETWFPGTISRIGGITLDVIAAETAARHALAYPVDGQVPAHRNLPVGGEYQWRREGEPHLFTPEAVFRLQHSTRTRQYEEFRRYTDEVDDQHERLMTLRGLLRLRTGDLPPVPLEEVEPVEEITRRFMTGAMSYGSISQEAHETLAIAMNQLGGMSNSGEGGEDPERLRDPARRSAIKQIASGRFGVTSEYLTFAKDIQIKIAQGAKPGEGGQLPPEKVYPWIARTRHSTPGIGLISPPPHHDIYSIEDLAQLIHDAKSANPAARVHVKLVSRFGVGTVASGVSKAHADVVLISGHDGGTGASPLNSLKHAGTPWELGLAETQQTLLLNGLRDRITVQVDGQMKTGRDVIIAALLGAEEYGFASAPLVVSGCVMMRVCHLDTCPVGVATQNPELRARYTGKAEHVVTFFQFVAEQVREHLAALGLRSLDEAIGRRDLLSLSEDERSESVLGAAKRDGLDLAAILAEPTIHEGDHPRRRRGQDHQLGRAPDHPWIAAADAVLDGTESSVRLQDTVRNIQRSAGTLLGHEVTRRTGGDGLADDSIVLDLDGTGGQSFGAFLPCGISMHLTGDTNDYIGKGLSGGIIAVGHGAGTAPSLTSAPIAGNTCAYGATSGRLLLAGAAGERFGVRNSGATLVVEGIGDHGAEYMTGGAILVLGPTGRNLGAGMSGGTLFVLDLDRASLNPADAAGFEIGPVREDHRDFVLEAVRDHATRTGSDRAKALLADEEELLGRLTEIAPRAFLTITALREDAVARGNDPDANDVWNEILEATHG; encoded by the coding sequence ATGCTTCCTCTCACCTCCCGCTTCTCCTCCATCCCGGCCCCGCAGGGCCTGTACCACCCCGCCAGCGAGGTGGATTCCTGCGGCGTGGCCATGATCGCCACGCTGCGCGGAGAGCCCGGGCACGACATCGTCCAGCACGCCCTGACCGCGCTGCGCAACCTCGAGCACCGCGGCGCCGTCGGCGCCGAGGAGGACACGGGCGACGGCACCGGCCTCATGGTCCAGCTGCCCGACGCCTTCCTCCGCGCCGTCAGCGGGCTCGAGCTGCCCGAGCGCGGTGCCTACGCCGCCGGCACCGCCTTCGTGCCCCGCGACGCGGCCGGCCGCGCCGAGGTCCTCGAGGCCCTCGAGCGGCTCTGCGAGGAGGAGGGCCTGACCCTGCTGGGCACTCGTGAGCTGCCCACCACGGACGGCCTGGTCGGCCCCTCCGCGGAGGCCGTGCGCCCCGACATGGTGCAGGTCTTCCTCGCCGATGCCGCGGGGGAGCGGACGGGCCTCGCCCTCGAGCGCGCCGCCTTCGCGGTGCGTCGCCGCGTCGAGCACAGCACCGGCGGGTACTTCCCCTCGCTGTCCACCCGAGTCCTGGTCTACAAGGGCATGCTCACCCCCGAGCAGCTCGACGAGTTCTACCCCGACCTGCGCGACCCCCGCTTCACCTCGGAGCTCGCGATCGTGCACTCGCGCTTCTCCACCAACACCTTCCCGGCCTGGCCGCTCGCCCACCCGTTCCGCGCCCTCGCGCACAACGGCGAGATCAACACGGTGATCGGCAACCGCAACCGTCTGCGTGCGGCGGAGGGCACCATGGCCACCGACGCCTTCGGCGAGGACTTCGAGCGCCTGCTGCCGGTGAACGCCCTCGGTGCCTCCGACTCAGCCGGCCTGGACGAGGCGCTCGAGCTGCTCCACCTGAGCGGTCGCAGCCTCCCGCATGCGCTGATGATGCTGATCCCGGAGCCGTGGGAGAACGACGACTCGATGGACCCGACCCTGCGGGCCTTCTACGAGTACCACGCCGCGCTCCAGGAGCCGTGGGACGGCCCAGCCGCCGTGGTCTTCACCGACGGCAACCAGGTGGGTGCCCGGCTGGACCGCAACGGTCTGCGCCCGCTGCGCTACTGGATCACGGAGGACGACCTCGTCATCCTCGGCTCCGAGACCGGGCTGACCGACGTCCCGCGCAGCACCGTCATCCGCACCGGCCGCGTCGCGCCGGGCGAGATCTTCCTGGTCGACCTCGAGGCCGGACGGATCGTCCCCAGCGACGAGCTCAAGCAGGAGATCGCGACCGAGCACCCCTACGGCACCTGGGTGCGCGAGCAGAAGGTGGCGCTGGCGGACCTGCCCTCCCGCGAGCACATCACCCACTCCCGCTCCTCCGTGGTGCGGCGCCAGCAGACCTTCGGCTACTCGGAGGAGGAGCTGCGCGTGCTGCTGGCGCCGATGGCCTCCAAGGGCGCCGAGCCGCTGGGCGCCATGGGGACGGACACGCCGATCGCCGTGCTCTCGGATCGCCCCCGGCTGCTGTTCGACTACTTCACGCAGATGTTCGCGCAGGTGACGAACCCGCCGCTGGACTCGCTGCGCGAGGAGATCGTCACCTCCCTGGGCGTCGCGATCGGTCGTTCCCGCAACCTGCTGGACGCCACGCCGCAGCACGCCCGCCAGCTCGGGCTCGACTTCCCGATCCTGGACAACGACGAGCTCGCCAAGATCGTCGCGGTCGACGCGAACCCCGCCACCGCGGACTTCCACACGGTGCGACTGCGCGGCCTGTACCCCGTCGGCGGCGGCACAGCGGCCCTCGAGCAGCGTCTCCAGGAGATCTGCGAGGAGGCCGTGGCCGCGATCGACGAGGGCGCGACCTTCCTGGTGCTCTCGGACCGCGACGCGAACCAGGTCCTCGCCCCCATCCCCTCGCTCCTCCTCACCAGCGCCGTCCAGCACCACCTGGTGCGCACCGGCCGCCGCACCTCCGCGGCGCTGCTGGTGGAGGCCGGCGACGTGCGCGAGGTCCACCACGCGGCGCTGCTCATCGGCTACGGCGCGAGCGCCATCAACCCGTACCTCGCCATGGAGAGCGTCGAGGAGCTCGTGCTCCGCGGAGTGATCAGCGATCTGACCCCCGCGCAGGCGGTCGCGAACCTCAACAAGGCTCTCGGCAAGGGCGTCCTGAAGATCATGTCCAAGATGGGCATCGCGACCGTCGCCTCGTACCGCGGCGCGCAGATCTTCGAGGCCGTGGGCCTCTCGCAGGAGCTCGTGGAGACCTGGTTCCCCGGCACCATCAGCCGCATCGGCGGGATCACGCTCGACGTCATCGCCGCCGAGACCGCAGCCCGCCACGCGCTCGCCTACCCCGTGGACGGCCAGGTGCCCGCGCACCGCAACCTGCCCGTCGGCGGCGAGTACCAGTGGCGCCGCGAGGGTGAGCCGCACCTCTTCACCCCCGAGGCGGTCTTCCGCCTCCAGCACTCCACCCGCACGCGGCAGTACGAGGAGTTCCGCCGCTACACCGACGAGGTCGACGACCAGCACGAGCGCCTTATGACCCTGCGCGGCCTGCTGCGACTGCGCACCGGGGACCTGCCGCCCGTCCCGCTGGAGGAGGTCGAGCCCGTCGAGGAGATCACGCGACGCTTCATGACCGGGGCGATGAGCTACGGCTCGATCTCCCAGGAGGCGCACGAGACCCTCGCCATCGCCATGAACCAGCTGGGCGGCATGTCCAACAGCGGCGAAGGGGGCGAGGATCCCGAGCGCCTCCGGGACCCCGCCCGGCGCAGCGCGATCAAGCAGATCGCCTCGGGCCGCTTCGGCGTGACCAGCGAGTACCTCACCTTCGCCAAGGACATCCAGATCAAGATCGCCCAGGGCGCGAAGCCCGGCGAGGGCGGTCAGCTCCCGCCGGAGAAGGTGTACCCGTGGATCGCGCGGACGCGGCACTCCACGCCCGGCATCGGCCTGATCTCGCCACCGCCGCATCACGACATCTACTCGATCGAGGACCTGGCGCAGCTGATCCACGACGCGAAGTCCGCGAACCCTGCGGCCCGCGTGCACGTCAAGCTCGTCTCCCGCTTCGGGGTGGGCACGGTCGCCTCGGGCGTCTCGAAGGCGCATGCCGACGTGGTGCTCATCTCCGGCCATGACGGCGGCACGGGCGCGAGCCCGCTGAACTCTCTCAAGCACGCCGGCACCCCCTGGGAGCTGGGCCTGGCGGAGACCCAGCAGACCCTGCTGCTCAACGGACTGCGCGACCGCATCACGGTCCAGGTCGACGGCCAGATGAAGACCGGGCGCGACGTGATCATCGCCGCGCTGTTGGGCGCCGAGGAGTACGGTTTCGCCTCCGCCCCGCTGGTGGTCTCGGGCTGTGTCATGATGCGCGTCTGCCACCTGGACACCTGCCCGGTGGGTGTGGCCACCCAGAACCCGGAGCTGCGTGCGCGCTACACCGGGAAGGCCGAGCACGTGGTGACCTTCTTCCAGTTCGTCGCCGAGCAGGTGCGCGAGCACCTCGCCGCGCTCGGCCTGCGCAGCCTCGACGAGGCCATCGGCCGCCGGGACCTGCTCTCCCTGTCCGAGGACGAGCGCTCCGAGAGCGTGCTCGGCGCCGCCAAGCGCGACGGCCTGGACCTCGCCGCGATCCTCGCCGAGCCCACCATCCACGAGGGCGACCACCCGCGCCGCCGGCGCGGACAGGACCACCAGCTGGGCCGGGCCCCGGACCATCCCTGGATCGCCGCGGCGGACGCCGTGCTGGACGGCACGGAGTCCTCGGTGCGCCTGCAGGACACCGTGCGGAACATCCAGCGCAGCGCCGGCACGCTGCTCGGCCATGAGGTCACCCGTCGCACCGGCGGGGACGGCCTGGCGGACGACTCCATCGTGCTGGACCTCGACGGGACCGGCGGCCAGTCCTTCGGCGCCTTCCTCCCGTGCGGCATCAGCATGCATCTCACGGGTGACACCAACGACTACATCGGCAAGGGCCTCTCCGGCGGCATCATCGCCGTCGGCCACGGCGCCGGCACCGCGCCGTCCCTCACCTCCGCCCCGATCGCGGGCAACACCTGCGCCTACGGCGCCACCAGCGGTCGACTGCTGCTGGCCGGCGCCGCGGGCGAGCGCTTCGGGGTGCGCAACTCCGGGGCGACCCTCGTGGTCGAGGGCATCGGCGACCACGGCGCCGAGTACATGACCGGAGGCGCGATCCTCGTGCTCGGGCCGACGGGCAGGAACCTCGGCGCCGGCATGAGCGGCGGCACCCTGTTCGTGCTCGACCTGGACCGCGCCAGCTTGAACCCGGCCGACGCCGCCGGCTTCGAGATCGGGCCGGTGCGCGAGGATCACCGCGACTTCGTGCTCGAGGCGGTGCGCGACCACGCGACCCGCACCGGCTCGGACCGCGCCAAGGCGCTGCTGGCCGACGAGGAGGAGCTGCTGGGCCGGCTCACCGAGATCGCGCCCCGCGCCTTCCTCACCATCACCGCGCTCCGAGAGGACGCGGTGGCCCGGGGCAACGACCCCGATGCGAACGATGTCTGGAACGAGATCCTGGAGGCTACCCATGGCTGA
- the lgt gene encoding prolipoprotein diacylglyceryl transferase: MIPSPSISAISLGPLTIHFYALCILSGIAVAMWWATKRWEARGGDGDTLFDIVFVAVVAGIVGSRIWHVLTSPEPFFGPGGDPLAVLYIWQGGLAIYGGVAGGALAVWLMARHKGVSFTALADTIAPTLLIAQVLGRFGNWFNQELYGPPLDTWWAWNVTCVTNGQTLGGCEPGTYHPTFLYEQLWNLVGIAILLLLSRRYQWAGGRVFWAYVAIYSTGRAWIDAIRTEPVLMVGPLRIHTLVAIVMALVGIAVFVVLTHRKQQRGGEVVAADGSFELPAQTEGNAPDEDEVEKSGTPPSGPALDPGPGS; encoded by the coding sequence ATGATCCCCAGCCCGTCCATCTCCGCGATCTCCCTCGGTCCGCTGACGATCCACTTCTACGCCCTGTGCATTCTCTCGGGGATCGCCGTGGCGATGTGGTGGGCGACCAAGCGGTGGGAGGCGCGAGGCGGCGATGGGGACACCCTGTTCGACATCGTCTTCGTCGCGGTGGTCGCCGGCATCGTCGGCTCCCGCATCTGGCACGTCCTCACCTCGCCGGAGCCGTTCTTCGGCCCCGGCGGCGATCCGCTCGCGGTGCTCTACATCTGGCAGGGCGGTCTCGCGATCTACGGCGGGGTCGCCGGCGGCGCGCTCGCGGTCTGGCTGATGGCCCGTCACAAGGGCGTCTCCTTCACCGCGCTCGCGGACACCATCGCCCCGACCCTCCTCATCGCGCAGGTGCTGGGCCGGTTCGGCAACTGGTTCAACCAGGAGCTCTACGGCCCGCCGCTGGACACCTGGTGGGCATGGAACGTCACCTGCGTCACCAACGGCCAGACCCTGGGCGGCTGCGAGCCCGGCACCTACCACCCCACGTTCCTCTACGAGCAGCTGTGGAACCTCGTCGGCATCGCGATCCTGCTCCTGCTCAGCCGCCGCTACCAGTGGGCCGGCGGCCGGGTCTTCTGGGCCTATGTCGCGATCTACTCCACCGGCCGCGCCTGGATCGACGCGATCCGCACCGAGCCGGTGCTGATGGTCGGACCGCTGCGCATCCACACCCTCGTCGCGATCGTGATGGCGCTCGTCGGCATCGCGGTGTTCGTCGTGCTCACCCATCGCAAGCAGCAGCGCGGCGGCGAGGTCGTCGCGGCCGACGGCTCCTTCGAGCTCCCCGCGCAGACCGAGGGCAACGCGCCCGACGAGGACGAGGTCGAGAAGTCCGGCACCCCGCCCTCCGGCCCCGCCCTCGACCCCGGACCCGGCTCCTAG
- the trpA gene encoding tryptophan synthase subunit alpha, with protein MTTADTVRLRADEVLDRARSENRAALIAYLPVGYPDLERSIEAARILIDHGADMIELGLPYSDPVMDGAVIQQAASASLAGGTRTRHVLEAVEALSGRGAAILVMSYWNPILAYGPDAFARDLAAAGGAGVITPDLIPDEGADWIAASDRHGVDRVFLVAPSSPRDRLQHVVSHTRGFVYAASTMGVTGTRASVSAATEGLVERTRLAGAKNVCVGLGVSNGEQASQVGAYADGVIVGSAFVRALLENEGDDAAARTALAAVADDLRAGVERARTQT; from the coding sequence ATGACCACCGCCGACACCGTCCGGCTGCGCGCCGACGAGGTCCTGGACCGCGCCCGCTCCGAGAACCGTGCGGCGCTGATCGCCTACCTGCCCGTGGGCTATCCCGACCTGGAGCGCTCGATCGAGGCCGCCCGCATCCTCATCGACCACGGCGCCGACATGATCGAGCTCGGCCTGCCGTACTCCGATCCGGTGATGGACGGCGCGGTCATCCAGCAGGCGGCCTCCGCCTCGCTGGCCGGCGGCACTCGGACCCGGCACGTGCTCGAGGCCGTCGAGGCGCTCTCCGGTCGGGGCGCGGCGATCCTCGTGATGAGCTACTGGAACCCGATCCTCGCCTACGGGCCCGACGCCTTCGCGCGCGATCTCGCGGCCGCGGGCGGCGCCGGGGTGATCACGCCGGATCTCATCCCCGACGAGGGCGCGGACTGGATCGCGGCGAGCGATCGTCACGGCGTGGACCGGGTGTTCCTGGTCGCGCCGAGCTCTCCCCGCGACCGTCTCCAGCATGTGGTCTCCCACACACGCGGGTTCGTCTACGCGGCCAGCACCATGGGGGTCACCGGGACCCGCGCGAGCGTCTCAGCGGCTACGGAGGGCCTGGTGGAGCGCACGCGCCTGGCCGGGGCGAAGAACGTCTGCGTCGGACTGGGCGTCTCGAACGGTGAACAGGCATCGCAGGTCGGCGCGTACGCTGATGGAGTGATCGTCGGGTCCGCCTTCGTGCGTGCGCTCCTCGAGAACGAGGGCGACGACGCGGCTGCCCGCACCGCCCTCGCGGCGGTGGCCGATGACCTGCGGGCCGGCGTAGAGCGCGCCCGCACCCAGACCTGA
- the trpB gene encoding tryptophan synthase subunit beta has protein sequence MSSPDTDRVTGDPVLQDLTRPTSELRSEAGPYFGDFGGRFLPEALVPALDELTECYEKALIDPEFTTELRRLAAEYTGRPSLLSEAPRFSQLAGGARILLKREDLNHTGSHKINNVLGQALLTRRMGKTRVIAETGAGQHGVATATAAALFGLDCTIYMGEQDTERQALNVARMRLLGAEVVAVTQGSRTLKDAINEAFRDWVANVETTHYLLGTVAGPHPFPAMVRDFHRIIGEEARAQTLERVGRLPDAVVACVGGGSNAMGIFHAFLDDTDPLVRLVGCEAGGDGISSGRHSATITGGSAGVLHGARSFVMQDEDGQTIESHSVSAGLDYPSVGPEHAWLADIGRAEYRAVDDEPAMEAFALLSMTEGIMPAIESAHALAGALQLGRELGEDAVILVSLSGRGDKDVDTASQWFGLVGDEPARADLSALRAAARATSPEPAVRRPEQAMDGTAATDEETR, from the coding sequence ATGAGCAGCCCCGACACCGATCGCGTCACCGGCGATCCGGTCCTCCAGGACCTCACCCGTCCCACCTCGGAGCTGCGCTCCGAGGCCGGGCCCTACTTCGGCGACTTCGGCGGTCGTTTCCTGCCCGAGGCGCTGGTCCCGGCGCTCGACGAGCTCACCGAGTGCTACGAGAAGGCGCTCATCGACCCGGAGTTCACCACGGAGCTGCGCCGTCTGGCCGCCGAGTACACGGGCCGTCCGTCCCTGCTCTCCGAGGCCCCGCGCTTCTCCCAGCTCGCCGGCGGCGCCCGCATCCTCCTCAAGCGCGAGGATCTCAACCACACCGGCAGCCACAAGATCAACAACGTGCTCGGCCAGGCGCTGCTGACCAGGCGCATGGGCAAGACCCGCGTCATCGCCGAGACCGGCGCCGGGCAGCACGGCGTCGCCACCGCCACCGCGGCGGCGCTGTTCGGCCTGGACTGCACCATCTACATGGGGGAGCAGGACACCGAACGGCAGGCCCTCAACGTGGCGCGCATGCGCCTGCTGGGCGCCGAGGTCGTCGCGGTGACGCAGGGATCACGCACCCTCAAGGACGCGATCAACGAGGCCTTCCGCGACTGGGTGGCCAACGTCGAGACCACCCACTACCTGCTGGGCACGGTCGCCGGGCCCCACCCCTTCCCGGCCATGGTGCGCGACTTCCATCGCATCATCGGCGAGGAGGCCCGTGCTCAGACCCTCGAGCGGGTGGGGCGCCTGCCCGACGCGGTCGTCGCCTGCGTGGGCGGCGGCTCCAACGCGATGGGCATCTTCCACGCCTTCCTCGACGACACCGATCCGCTGGTGCGCCTGGTGGGCTGCGAGGCCGGCGGCGACGGCATCTCCTCGGGCCGCCACTCGGCGACCATCACCGGGGGCAGCGCCGGCGTGCTGCACGGCGCCCGGAGCTTCGTGATGCAGGACGAGGACGGCCAGACGATCGAGTCCCACTCGGTCTCCGCGGGACTGGACTATCCCAGCGTGGGTCCCGAGCACGCCTGGCTCGCAGACATCGGCCGCGCCGAGTACCGCGCGGTCGACGACGAGCCCGCGATGGAGGCCTTCGCGCTGTTGTCGATGACCGAGGGCATCATGCCCGCGATCGAGTCGGCCCACGCCCTCGCCGGCGCTCTCCAGCTCGGCCGCGAGCTGGGGGAGGACGCCGTGATCCTGGTGAGCCTCTCCGGCCGCGGCGACAAGGACGTGGACACCGCCTCGCAGTGGTTCGGACTGGTGGGCGACGAGCCCGCCCGCGCCGACCTGTCGGCGCTGCGGGCCGCCGCCCGCGCCACCAGCCCCGAACCGGCGGTCCGTCGGCCCGAGCAGGCCATGGACGGGACCGCAGCGACCGACGAGGAGACCCGATGA
- the trpC gene encoding indole-3-glycerol phosphate synthase TrpC, translated as MTTTGTVLDEIIAGVREDLAPRRAAVPDAEIARLAEAAPGALDAAAHLRGDGTTMGLIAEVKRASPSKGALAEIPEPAELAGIYADSGASAISVLTEQRRFRGSLADLDAVRARVDVPVLRKDFVVEPYQVLEARAHGADLVLLIVAALDDAQLRDLDDLITGLGMQALVETHTPQELERALDLGAGLIGVNARNLKDLSVDLDRAADLLTSIPAGPLAIGESAVLSVDDVEAYSRAGADAVLVGEALVTSGDPAAAVSSYRRVARRGRTLPEGAQA; from the coding sequence GTGACCACCACCGGAACCGTCCTCGACGAGATCATCGCCGGAGTGCGGGAGGACCTCGCTCCTCGACGCGCCGCCGTGCCCGATGCCGAGATCGCGCGCCTGGCCGAGGCGGCGCCGGGGGCGCTGGACGCCGCGGCCCATCTGCGCGGCGACGGCACCACGATGGGCCTGATCGCCGAGGTGAAGCGCGCCAGTCCGTCCAAGGGAGCCCTCGCGGAGATCCCCGAGCCGGCTGAGCTGGCCGGGATCTACGCGGACTCCGGCGCCTCCGCCATCAGCGTGCTCACCGAGCAGCGCCGCTTCCGCGGCAGCCTCGCCGATCTGGACGCGGTCCGCGCCCGGGTCGACGTTCCCGTGCTGCGCAAGGACTTCGTGGTCGAGCCCTACCAGGTGCTCGAGGCCCGCGCCCACGGCGCCGACCTGGTGCTGCTGATCGTCGCCGCCCTCGACGACGCGCAGCTGCGCGACCTGGACGACCTCATCACCGGACTCGGCATGCAGGCCCTCGTGGAGACCCACACCCCGCAGGAGCTCGAGCGCGCCCTCGACCTCGGAGCCGGCCTCATCGGGGTCAACGCCCGCAACCTCAAGGACCTCAGCGTGGATCTCGACCGCGCCGCGGACCTTCTGACCAGCATCCCCGCCGGCCCGCTCGCGATCGGCGAGTCCGCCGTCCTCTCCGTCGACGACGTGGAGGCCTACTCCCGTGCGGGCGCCGACGCGGTCCTGGTGGGCGAGGCCCTGGTCACCTCCGGCGACCCCGCCGCCGCCGTCAGCTCGTACCGCCGTGTCGCCCGCCGCGGCCGCACCCTCCCGGAAGGAGCTCAGGCATGA
- a CDS encoding DUF2752 domain-containing protein, with protein MTSTAREDHGAAVALGSVPGPRRFLLPVAIGASGLAVALLVQLVFDPFRTDIPLCILHRLTGLDCPGCGAIRSVHALLAGDLLLALRSNALVTIAIPLTAIGLVVWAVRLRRGLRTDLMPSRTVLLVLVGIVVLYAVLRNLPMFWFLAPISYVGA; from the coding sequence GTGACCTCGACGGCGCGCGAGGACCACGGCGCGGCCGTGGCCCTCGGCTCCGTCCCCGGACCGCGCCGGTTCCTGCTCCCCGTCGCGATCGGCGCCTCCGGGCTCGCCGTCGCACTGCTCGTGCAGCTGGTCTTCGACCCGTTCCGCACCGACATCCCGCTGTGCATCCTGCACCGGCTCACCGGACTGGACTGCCCCGGCTGCGGCGCGATCCGCTCCGTGCACGCCCTGCTCGCCGGGGACCTGCTGCTCGCACTGCGCAGCAACGCCCTGGTGACCATCGCGATCCCGCTGACCGCCATCGGACTGGTCGTCTGGGCCGTGCGGCTCCGGCGCGGACTGCGCACCGACCTGATGCCGTCGCGGACCGTGCTGCTGGTCCTGGTAGGCATCGTCGTCCTCTACGCCGTGCTGAGGAACCTGCCGATGTTCTGGTTCCTGGCACCGATCTCCTACGTCGGCGCCTGA
- a CDS encoding HGxxPAAW family protein, with the protein MPKTYTVPPPPHHNEGKTVAAWTMNLGIVLGSLGIGIGMVVSSLSILIWIGAAVVLLALILGVVLSVAGLGQPRRYGMAQAAATAEGSADSNARSERPAEADAR; encoded by the coding sequence ATGCCGAAGACCTACACCGTGCCGCCGCCGCCCCACCACAACGAGGGCAAGACCGTCGCGGCCTGGACCATGAACCTCGGCATCGTGCTCGGCTCGCTCGGCATCGGCATCGGCATGGTCGTCTCGAGCCTGAGCATCCTCATCTGGATCGGCGCCGCCGTCGTGCTGCTCGCCCTGATCCTCGGCGTGGTGCTGTCGGTGGCGGGCCTCGGCCAGCCCCGTCGCTATGGCATGGCGCAGGCCGCCGCGACCGCCGAGGGCAGCGCCGACAGCAACGCGCGCTCCGAGCGGCCCGCAGAGGCCGACGCGCGGTGA